From the Solanum pennellii chromosome 4, SPENNV200 genome, one window contains:
- the LOC107017096 gene encoding uncharacterized protein LOC107017096 translates to MIMSLLQGFHTKKDKMKGTHMDALGFYNDTHLVVIKLNHLWILRLISQIAILWLVILSFPWINTVIRGLTSSYGLINVTKGDYTMANYNSIKLEVLPLIFHDLANEGLLKTRDKSLFITNGNEEVIYNSQVTSDYYMDLISLSDLARKDETYDFALIPYDSFKSLDFIDRAMNIGGIVVVQLINDNPMITYSQQSNYKVVYVRKFDSTILAMRKTSSFTSIESATTQHHRKLFNFDPNAKEDALKKLEDVLLEPPRASSGKSSRYLKKTRYLPELMNIPLESYPRRVFIDVGLQDKNEKSGDSSWFSKNYPTRNTKFEIFKIEAVTKESSAPLIEMSDWLEKNVKENEYVVMKAEAEVVEEMVRNKAIKLVDELFLECKHQGVKKGDKKKSRRAYWECLSLYGMLRDEGVAVHQWWG, encoded by the coding sequence ATGATAATGAGTTTGTTGCAAGGTTTTCACACCAAAAAGGACAAAATGAAAGGCACACACATGGATGCCTTGGGATTTTATAATGATACACATTTGGTTGTTATTAAATTGAACCATTTGTGGATTTTGAGGTTGATTTCTCAGATAGCCATTTTGTGGCTCGTTATTTTATCATTCCCTTGGATTAACACGGTAATCAGGGGATTAACATCGAGCTATGGGCTTATTAACGTTACGAAAGGTGATTATACGATGGctaattataattcaattaaattagaGGTTTTGCCTCTAATTTTTCATGATTTGGCTAATGAAGGCCTTCTCAAAACAAGGGACAAGTCCTTGTTTATTACTAATGGAAATGAAGAAGTTATCTATAATTCTCAAGTTACAAGTGATTACTATATGGATTTAATTTCTCTTTCAGATTTGGCTCGAAAAGATGAGACTTATGACTTTGCGTTGATTCCCTATGATTCATTCAAGTCCCTCGATTTTATCGATCGAGCTATGAACATAGGTGGTATTGTCGTTGTTCAACTAATAAACGACAACCCTATGATAACATATTCACAACAATCAAACTACAAAGTTGTCTACGTACGAAAATTCGATTCCACAATACTAGCCATGAGAAAGACAAGTTCATTTACCTCGATCGAATCAGCAACTACACAACATCATagaaaattattcaattttgatCCAAACGCAAAAGAGGATGCATTAAAAAAGCTAGAAGACGTACTACTCGAACCACCAAGAGCATCATCAGGAAAATCGAGTAGATATCTCAAAAAGACTCGTTATTTGCCAGAATTAATGAACATTCCTCTGGAAAGCTACCCACGTAGGGTATTCATCGACGTTGGTTTACAAGATAAAAACGAGAAATCAGGTGATTCTAGTtggttttcaaaaaattatccAACTAGGAACACGAAATTCgagatatttaaaattgaagCAGTGACAAAAGAGTCATCTGCACCATTGATTGAAATGTCAGATTGGTTAGAGAAAAATGTGAAGGAAAATGAGTATGTAGTAATGAAAGCTGAAGCAGAAGTAGTAGAAGAAATGGTAAGGAATAAAGCGATTAAATTAGTCGATGAACTTTTTTTAGAGTGTAAACATCAAGGTGTGAAAAAAGGcgataaaaagaaaagtagaagGGCATATTGGGAATGTTTATCTTTATATGGTATGTTAAGGGATGAAGGTGTTGCTGTGCACCAATGGTGgggttaa